One stretch of Mastomys coucha isolate ucsf_1 unplaced genomic scaffold, UCSF_Mcou_1 pScaffold12, whole genome shotgun sequence DNA includes these proteins:
- the LOC116083610 gene encoding LOW QUALITY PROTEIN: uncharacterized protein LOC116083610 (The sequence of the model RefSeq protein was modified relative to this genomic sequence to represent the inferred CDS: substituted 3 bases at 3 genomic stop codons), whose translation MTVAFAETKPRPARSSTNSPASPKIYPEIEDLQWAESQPPPYPPPQPTAPPAQAPDEAEGASEPAAGTRSRRGRSPGPEVTWGETPVACLVLNLEEEYRLHEQNPKHLPTTEWMTAFAGVWAKQAGMGLARQIPPVVVELKADASPVSVRQYPMSKEAKEGIRPHIQRLLQQGILVPCQSPWNTPHLPVRKPGTNDYRPVQDLREVNKRVQDIHPTVLNPYNLLSSLPPXQTWYTVLDLKDAFFCLXLHPNSQPMFAFEWRDPEGGHMGQLTWTRLPQGFKNSPTLFDEALHPDLTPFRAQNPQISLLQYIDDLLVAAPTQELCLGGTKKLLNELGELGYQVSAKKAQLCSTEVTYLGYTLRDGKRWLTEARKKTVTLIPTPTTPRQVREFLGTAGFCRLWIPGFAALAAPLYPLTKEKVPFIWTEEHQKAFDNIKTALLTAPALALPDLTKPFTLYVDERAGVARGVPTQTLGPWRRPVAYLSKKLDPVTSGWPSCLKAISAVALLVKDADKLTLGQHVTVIAPHALENIVRQPPDRWMTNTRMTHYQSLLLNDRVTFAQPAILNPATLLPXVDDSTLIHSCADILAEEVGTRKDLTDQPWSGVPNWYTDGSSFVVEGKRRVGAAVVDGKQVIWVSSLPEGTSAQKAELLALIQALRLAEGKAVNIYTDSRYAFATAHIHGAIYKQRGLLTSAGKDIKNKEEILALLEAVHLPKKVAIIHCLGHQRGQDPLTKGKQMADSVAKQVAQQVTILVEKERDPSPPEVQQTGERKARTIDGKIILPTTEGKDYVQRLHQWTHLGTDKLKQLVKASRYHVLDLNAIIKQVVNACRACTLTNAARSYQEPGRRRRGDRPGVYWEVDFTEIKPGKYGNKYLLVFVDTFSGWVEAFPTRSETAQVLAKKILEEILPQFGIPKVIGSDNGPAFVAQVSQGLASQLGMNWKLHCAYRPQSSGQVERMNRTLKETLTKLAIETGGKDWVALLPFALLRVLNTPGRFGLTPYEILHGGPPPLTESAEILDPSTSSSLPSALFTHLKALEVIKTQIWDQIREAYTPGTSTVPHGFQIGDSVLVRRHRACTLEPRWYLVLLTTPTEIKVDGIAAWIHTSHVKKAPSQDEDNWTVAATDNPLKLRLRRRSHSRPKQPTSASDPGLASSWS comes from the exons ATGACAGTGGCATTTGCAGAGACCAAACCTAGACCTGCCCGATCTTCAACTAATTCTCCGGCCTCCCCAAAGATCTACCCTGAGATAGAGGACCTCCAGTGGGCAGAATCACAGCCTCCCCCTTACCCTCCGCCGCAGCCGACTGCTCCCCCTGCCCAGGCCCCTGATGAGGCGGAGGGAGCGAGTGAGCCTGCGGCAGGGACACGGAGTCGGAGAGGCCGTAGCCCA GGACCAGAAGTCACCTGGGGAGAGACCCCGGTAGCATGCCTAGTTCTAAACTTGGAGGAAGAATATCGCCTCCATGAGCAGAATCCCAAGCATTTACCAACCACTGAATGGATGACGGCTTTCGCTGGAGTCTGGGCTAAACAGGCAGGGATGGGACTGGCTAGACAAATACCTCCAGTTGTGGTGGAACTAAAAGCTGATGCCTCCCCCGTCTCGGTCAGACAATACCCTATGAGTAAAGAAGCTAAAGAGGGTATCCGACCACATATCCAGAGACTATTACAACAGGGGATTCTAGTTCCTTGCCAATCCCCGTGGAACACCCCCCACCTGCCTGTGCGTAAGCCTGGGACTAACGATTATCGACCAGTACAGGACCTGAGAGAAGTTAATAAAAGAGTACAGGACATCCATCCTACTGTTCTAAATCCTTACAACTTACTAAGTTCCCTCCCACCATAACAGACTTGGTACACTGTCCTAGACCTGAAAgatgcctttttctgcctctgatTGCACCCCAATAGCCAGCCAATGTTCGCTTTTGAGTGGAGGGATCCAGAAGGAGGACACAtgggtcaactaacctggacgcGGCTGCCCCAGGGATTCAAAAATTCCCCCACTCTTTTTGATGAGGCACTCCATCCGGACCTCACGCCCTTTAGGGCCCAGAACCCCCAGATTTCTCTCTTGCAATACATAGATGATTTACTGGTTGCCGCCCCAACTCAAGAACTGTGCCTTGGTGGAACTAAGAAACTCCTGAATGAATTGGGTGAGTTGGGATACCAGGTATCAGCTAAAAAAGCTCAGCTATGCAGCACCGAGGTGACCTACCTAGGATACACCCTCCGAGACGGAAAGCGGTGGCTCACAGAAGCTCGGAAGAAAACTGTAACACTGATCCCGACTCCCACCACCCCGCGACAGGTACGTGAGTTCCTGGGAACGGCGGGCTTTTGTAGACTCTGGATACCGGGGTTCGCAGCCCTGGCTGCCCCCCTGTATCCGCTTACTAAAGAAAAAGTCCCGTTCATCTGGACAGAAGAACATCAAAAAGCTTTTGACAATATAAAGACTGCCTTACTTACAGCCCCTGCTCTGGCCTTGCCAGATTTGACTAAGCCTTTCACCTTATATGTTGACGAGCGGGCCGGAGTAGCTCGCGGAGTCCCAACTCAGACTCTAGGGCCTTGGAGACGACCAGTGGCCTACCTATCTAAAAAATTGGACCCTGTCACCAGTGGTTGGCCCTCCTGCCTGAAAGCCATCTCCGCAGTAGCATTGCTTGTTAAAGACGCTGACAAGCTTACTCTAGGTCAGCATGTGACTGTAATTGCTCCCCATGCCCTGGAGAATATTGTGAGACAGCCCCCTGATCGATGGATGACTAACACCCGGATGACCCACTACCAGAGTTTGCTGTTGAATGATCGAGTGACATTTGCCCAACCCGCCATCCTCAATCCTGCCACCCTCCTCCCTTAAGTGGATGACTCCACCCTGATACATAGCTGCGCTGATATCCTGGCTGAAGAAGTTGGAACGAGAAAGGACCTGACTGATCAACCTTGGTCAGGAGTGCCTAATTGGTACACCGACGGCAGCAGCTTTGTAGTGGAGGGGAAAAGAAGAGTGGGAGCAGCAGTGGTGGACGGAAAACAGGTAATCTGGGTGAGCAGTCTTCCAGAAGGGACTTCTGCTCAGAAGGCTGAGCTTTTGGCCTTGATTCAAGCCCTTCGGCTAGCAGAAGGTAAGGCTGTTAACATCTATACAGATAGCCGGTATGCCTTTGCAACAGCTCACATACATGGGGCCATCTACAAACAACGAGGGCTGCTCACCTCGGCAGGGAAAGACatcaagaacaaagaagaaatattagcCCTCTTGGAAGCAGTGCACCTGCCAAAAAAGGTGGCCATTATTCACTGCTTAGGTCACCAAAGAGGGCAAGATCCCCTaacaaagggaaaacaaatgGCGGACTCAGTAGCAAAACAGGTAGCCCAGCAGGTTACTATACTGGTAGAAAAAGAGCGAGACCCAAGTCCTCCAGAAGTACaacaaacaggagaaagaaaagctcgaaccatagatggaaaaataattttgCCCACAACAGAGGGAAAAGACTATGTCCAAAGATTACATCAGTGGACACATTTGGGAACAGACAAGCTAAAACAGTTGGTTAAGGCTTCCAGATACCATGTGTTAGATCTAAACGCTATCATTAAACAAGTAGTAAATGCCTGCCGCGCCTGCACCCTCACTAATGCTGCTAGATCCTATCAAGAGCCTGGAAGAAGAAGACGAGGAGATCGGCCAGGGGTCTACTGGGAGGTAGACTTCACCGAAATAAAGCCGGGAAAATATGGTAATAAATACCTACTAGTTTTTGTAGACACCTTCTCAGGATGGGTAGAAGCCTTCCCCACCAGATCTGAAACAGCTCAAGTCTTGGCTAAGAAGATCCTTGAAGAAATCTTACCCCAGTTTGGAATTCCTAAGGTAATCGGGTCAGACAATGGACCTGCTTTTGTTGcccaggtaagtcagggattggccTCACAACTGGGGATGAattggaaattacattgtgcTTACAGACCCCAGAGTTCAGGACAGGTAGAAAGAATGAATAGAACTCTAAAAGAGACCCTAACTAAATTAGCCATTGAGACCGGCGGTAAGGACTGGGTGGCTCTCCTTCCCTTCGCACTTCTCAGGGTCCTAAACACCCCTGGACGTTTCGGCCTTACCCCTTATGAGATTTTACATGGGGGACCACCCCCCTTGACCGAGTCGGCTGAGATATTGGATCCCAGTACCAGCTCTTCCTTACCCTCTGCTTTGTTTACCCATTTAAAGGCCTTAGAAGTCATAAAGACACAGATCTGGGACCAGATCAGGGAAGCCTACACACCGGGGACCTCAACAGTACCCCACGGGTTCCAGATTGGAGATTCGGTCCTAGTTAGACGACATCGCGCTTGTACTCTCGAGCCCCGGTGGTACCTGGTGTTGTTGACCACCCccacagaaataaaagtagaCGGGATCGCTGCCTGGATCCACACCTCCCACGTCAAGAAGGCACCCAGTCAAGATGAAGACAACTGGACGGTGGCTGCCACTGATAATCCTCTTAAGCTTCGCTTGCGTCGCAGGAGCCACTCTAGACCAAAACAACCCACATCAGCCTCTGATCCTGGCCTGGCAAGTTCTTGGTCCTGA